A genomic region of Runella rosea contains the following coding sequences:
- a CDS encoding GNAT family N-acetyltransferase, giving the protein MNIINNVERHRFEAEVDGEVAFVEYQWKQGTIYILHTFVPHVLRGRGLAAQLAVFVLNTIRQEQWPVKIYCPFFKKYIQEHPEYQDLMQP; this is encoded by the coding sequence ATGAATATCATCAATAACGTTGAACGGCATCGTTTTGAAGCAGAAGTTGACGGAGAAGTTGCCTTTGTGGAGTACCAATGGAAACAAGGAACGATTTATATCCTTCATACCTTCGTTCCGCACGTATTGCGTGGCAGGGGATTGGCGGCCCAATTGGCCGTGTTTGTCCTTAATACCATCAGACAAGAACAATGGCCTGTAAAAATCTATTGCCCTTTTTTTAAGAAATACATTCAGGAACATCCTGAATACCAAGACTTAATGCAACCTTAA
- a CDS encoding MFS transporter, with amino-acid sequence MKQANVTPFSSYQKSVIALLAITQFTIVLDFMVMSPLGDLLMKSLVITPSQFGLVVSSYAFSAGISGLLTAGFADKFDRKRLLLFFYIGFIIGTLFCGLAPTYEALVAARIFTGIFGGVIGSISMAIITDIFSLEQRGRVMGFVQMGFGASQVLGIPISLYLATLWGWQSPFLLIVGFSTVLALIIMQVLKPITQHLELKTERKALAHLIHTITQKHYQTAFLATALLSIGGFMMMPFGSAYAVNNLEVSQQQLPIIFMVSGISSLIVMPMIGRLSDRIEKFNLFAFASVWMVVMVLIYTNLPVVPLWVIIIFNVLMMMGIMSRMVPATTLTSAIPKMQDRGAFMSINSSLQQIAGGIASFVAGLIVVQKDNFSPLQNYDVLGIVVSVVSLSCIYMVYRVNKLAKKTAASAPKEQPV; translated from the coding sequence ATGAAGCAAGCAAACGTTACCCCATTCTCCTCCTACCAAAAATCGGTCATTGCCTTGTTGGCCATTACCCAATTTACGATTGTTCTTGATTTTATGGTCATGTCACCCTTGGGTGATTTGCTTATGAAATCGTTGGTAATCACTCCTTCACAGTTTGGTTTGGTCGTCTCAAGTTATGCCTTCAGCGCAGGAATTTCGGGACTGCTGACGGCAGGCTTTGCCGATAAATTTGACCGCAAACGACTGCTGTTGTTTTTTTACATCGGCTTTATCATCGGTACGCTTTTTTGTGGTTTGGCCCCCACGTACGAAGCCCTCGTGGCAGCGCGTATTTTCACGGGGATTTTTGGTGGGGTCATCGGCTCCATCAGCATGGCCATCATTACCGACATATTTTCGCTCGAACAGCGCGGTCGGGTGATGGGATTCGTCCAGATGGGTTTTGGCGCCAGTCAAGTATTGGGCATTCCCATCAGCCTGTATTTAGCCACGCTTTGGGGCTGGCAATCGCCATTTTTGTTGATTGTCGGGTTCAGCACCGTTTTGGCCCTCATTATCATGCAGGTGTTAAAGCCCATTACCCAGCACCTCGAGCTCAAAACCGAGCGTAAGGCGCTTGCGCACTTAATTCACACCATTACCCAAAAGCATTATCAAACGGCATTTTTAGCCACGGCGCTGCTTTCCATCGGTGGGTTTATGATGATGCCATTCGGAAGCGCGTATGCCGTCAATAATCTGGAGGTTAGCCAACAGCAACTGCCCATTATTTTTATGGTTTCGGGCATCAGTTCGCTCATTGTTATGCCCATGATTGGGCGTTTGAGCGATAGAATCGAAAAATTTAATCTTTTCGCGTTTGCCTCCGTTTGGATGGTCGTGATGGTGCTGATTTACACCAATCTACCCGTAGTTCCGTTGTGGGTAATTATTATTTTCAACGTATTGATGATGATGGGAATCATGAGCCGGATGGTACCCGCCACCACGCTCACCAGCGCCATACCAAAGATGCAAGACCGGGGCGCGTTTATGAGCATCAACTCTTCACTGCAACAAATTGCGGGTGGAATCGCCTCGTTTGTGGCGGGCCTGATTGTGGTCCAAAAAGACAATTTTAGTCCGCTGCAAAACTACGATGTGTTAGGAATTGTGGTATCTGTTGTTTCTCTTTCTTGCATTTATATGGTTTATCGGGTAAACAAATTGGCCAAGAAGACCGCGGCCTCAGCACCCAAAGAGCAACCCGTCTAA
- a CDS encoding FAD-binding oxidoreductase, with amino-acid sequence MNNPPFFQELTAHLGERISVNADVLEAHGAGYSYHECMPPDAVVFPNTTEEVSGIVSICAKYGVPIIPFGAGTSIEGHVLALRGGICIDLREMNQVLEVNKDDMYVMVQAGVTRNQLDELLEGTGFFFPIGPGVNATLGGMASTRASGTNAVRYGTMKDNVLALTAVLPDGKIIKTGSKAKKSSAGYDLTRLLVGAEGTLGVITELTLKLHSEPETIYAAVCAFPTVEAAVATAIKTIQKGVPIAKIELLDAAMMRAINRYSSLDYEEVPTLFLEFHGAVAEVEAQILKVEVYAHSFGAAGFVWEKDEARRKRLWRARTDAAPSAMALRPGAKLMSTDVCVPISQLAKCIVDTQLDIEKMGIMAPILGHVGDGNFHLTILINPEYKEEFERAKALNERLVRRALAMGGTCTGEHGIGVGKLQYMALEHGSSLDMMRAIKHAIDPQNLMNPGKLLPEI; translated from the coding sequence GTGAATAACCCTCCTTTTTTTCAAGAACTTACCGCGCATCTCGGCGAGCGAATCAGCGTCAATGCGGACGTTCTGGAAGCGCACGGTGCTGGATACAGCTACCATGAATGTATGCCGCCAGATGCCGTAGTGTTTCCAAATACCACCGAAGAAGTATCTGGTATTGTGAGCATTTGTGCTAAGTATGGCGTTCCGATTATTCCGTTTGGTGCGGGAACTTCCATTGAGGGCCACGTTTTGGCGTTGAGAGGAGGTATCTGCATCGACCTGCGGGAAATGAACCAAGTGCTGGAAGTCAATAAAGACGATATGTATGTGATGGTGCAGGCGGGTGTAACGCGTAATCAACTGGACGAGTTGCTCGAAGGTACAGGCTTCTTTTTCCCCATTGGTCCGGGGGTAAACGCGACCTTGGGTGGAATGGCAAGCACGCGGGCGTCGGGCACCAATGCGGTTCGCTACGGAACCATGAAAGACAACGTATTGGCGCTAACGGCCGTGCTTCCCGATGGTAAAATCATTAAAACGGGCAGTAAAGCAAAAAAATCGTCGGCGGGCTACGATTTGACGCGTCTTTTAGTCGGGGCTGAAGGGACGTTGGGTGTCATTACGGAGCTTACTTTAAAACTGCACAGCGAGCCCGAGACCATCTACGCGGCGGTTTGTGCATTCCCGACGGTCGAAGCGGCGGTAGCCACGGCCATCAAAACGATCCAGAAAGGTGTGCCCATTGCCAAAATTGAACTGCTAGATGCCGCCATGATGCGGGCCATTAATCGGTATTCATCGCTTGACTATGAGGAAGTTCCGACGCTGTTTTTGGAGTTTCACGGCGCGGTGGCGGAAGTAGAAGCCCAAATCCTAAAAGTGGAAGTATACGCCCATTCTTTTGGGGCCGCGGGCTTTGTGTGGGAAAAAGACGAAGCCCGACGCAAGCGATTGTGGCGCGCCCGAACCGACGCGGCTCCCTCTGCCATGGCGTTGCGGCCTGGCGCAAAACTGATGTCGACGGACGTATGCGTGCCCATTTCTCAACTCGCAAAGTGCATCGTAGATACCCAATTGGACATTGAAAAAATGGGTATCATGGCCCCCATTCTTGGGCACGTGGGCGATGGTAATTTTCACCTCACGATTCTTATAAATCCCGAATACAAAGAAGAGTTTGAGCGGGCCAAAGCCCTGAATGAGCGCTTAGTACGTCGTGCCTTGGCGATGGGTGGCACCTGCACTGGTGAGCATGGAATCGGCGTGGGAAAATTACAATACATGGCCCTTGAACATGGCTCCTCACTCGACATGATGCGGGCCATCAAGCACGCCATCGACCCCCAAAATCTAATGAATCCAGGAAAGTTATTGCCAGAGATTTAA
- a CDS encoding TonB-dependent receptor, translated as MKTTIHSLLMAVSLLTALFFNYTSQAQSSATQTVRGKITDAASKAPVVGATVVVVGSTPLNGTTTDTDGNFRLSGVSTGRIALKITYIGYEDIFAKDIIVNAGKEVVLDFPMTESFTKLNEVTVSYKRSEDNKVANNEMATVSARPFSPAETLKYAGSLGDPSRMAANFAGVSGANDARNDIVVRGNSPASLLWRLDGVNIPNPNHFGSLGTSGGPVSMLNTNLLAKSDFLTGAFPAEYANALGSVFDLRLRKGNDEKHEFLTQIGFNGVEVGAEGPYSKKSKASYLVNYRYSLFGLMSNIGFEIAGTPYYQDFTFKTDIPVGKKGNLSFWTIGGKSNVTFLGKDVDTEKGDAYGDENNNTRVNFESGVAALSYEHRFSDRTYGKITLSGSRSTQNFKGDTVLYKTGVKEVLQEIQNEEALFTNEKLSINASVNHKINAKSKLSGGIIVDLNRFDLLNRALYPAVISRRNTQGETMLSQAYIQWKHRFSQNLTLNAGLTGLHYELNNKNAVEPRLGLSYVLNERSTLNVAYGLHSNLQPLLLYFYQSPNPNGGYNLSNKDLGFTRSHHIVLGYERNLTENIRLKVETYYQSLFDVPVQSTPGFYSVLIEGADFAPIDQGNLVNKGTGRNYGVEITLEKYFSNNYYFLLTGSVFDSKYKGSDGIERNTPFNGHYVLNALAGKEIPLGQNSSISINWKLTTAGGRYIRPINLGASADAQTTVYDDERAFLQQQNGYFRTDLKIGYKLNRKHATHEIAIDLQNFTNSQNIFQQAYNPRTNQIGTAYQQGFLPIPFYRLTF; from the coding sequence ATGAAAACAACTATTCATTCTCTTTTGATGGCAGTCAGCCTATTAACAGCCCTTTTTTTCAATTACACTTCTCAAGCGCAGTCATCTGCCACACAAACCGTACGCGGCAAGATTACCGATGCGGCCTCAAAAGCCCCCGTAGTGGGCGCTACGGTGGTGGTGGTCGGAAGCACTCCCCTCAATGGTACCACCACCGATACCGACGGCAATTTTCGTTTGTCGGGCGTGTCTACGGGCCGAATTGCGCTGAAAATCACCTACATCGGGTACGAAGACATCTTCGCCAAAGACATCATCGTCAACGCGGGCAAAGAAGTCGTTTTGGATTTTCCCATGACCGAGAGTTTTACGAAACTCAACGAAGTAACCGTTAGCTATAAACGCAGCGAAGACAACAAAGTCGCCAACAACGAAATGGCTACCGTGAGTGCACGTCCGTTTAGTCCCGCTGAAACCCTCAAATACGCAGGTAGCCTCGGCGACCCCTCGCGTATGGCGGCCAATTTTGCGGGTGTAAGCGGTGCCAACGACGCCCGCAACGACATTGTGGTGCGCGGTAACTCCCCCGCCTCGCTGCTCTGGCGGCTCGACGGCGTCAATATTCCCAACCCCAACCACTTCGGTTCGTTGGGGACTTCAGGCGGGCCAGTTTCGATGTTGAATACCAATTTGTTGGCAAAATCTGATTTTCTAACAGGGGCATTTCCCGCAGAATATGCCAACGCGCTCGGCTCAGTCTTTGATTTACGACTACGCAAAGGCAACGACGAAAAGCACGAATTTCTCACCCAAATCGGCTTCAACGGCGTGGAAGTCGGCGCAGAGGGACCTTACAGCAAAAAATCAAAGGCTTCGTATTTGGTCAATTATCGTTACTCACTTTTTGGTTTAATGTCTAACATTGGGTTTGAAATAGCAGGAACCCCTTATTATCAAGACTTTACGTTCAAAACCGACATTCCCGTTGGGAAAAAAGGGAACCTAAGTTTTTGGACCATCGGCGGCAAAAGCAACGTCACGTTTTTGGGTAAAGATGTAGACACTGAAAAAGGCGATGCCTACGGCGACGAAAACAACAACACCCGCGTCAATTTCGAATCAGGCGTTGCGGCGCTGTCGTACGAGCACCGTTTTTCGGACAGAACCTACGGCAAAATCACGCTTTCGGGTTCGCGCTCCACCCAGAATTTCAAGGGTGATACTGTGCTTTATAAAACGGGCGTCAAAGAAGTTTTGCAAGAGATCCAGAACGAAGAAGCGCTGTTTACCAACGAAAAGCTTTCCATCAACGCATCCGTTAACCATAAAATCAACGCCAAAAGTAAACTGTCGGGCGGTATCATCGTCGATTTGAATCGCTTTGATTTGCTCAACCGAGCACTTTACCCAGCGGTAATTTCGCGAAGAAATACCCAAGGCGAGACCATGCTCTCGCAGGCATATATCCAGTGGAAACACCGTTTCAGCCAAAATCTAACATTAAATGCGGGTCTGACGGGTCTTCATTATGAACTGAACAACAAAAACGCCGTGGAGCCGCGTCTGGGTTTGAGTTATGTCCTAAATGAGCGCAGCACCCTGAATGTAGCCTACGGCCTACACAGCAACCTTCAACCGCTCCTGTTGTACTTTTACCAATCTCCCAACCCAAATGGGGGTTATAACCTATCCAACAAAGACTTAGGTTTTACGCGGAGCCATCATATTGTATTGGGATACGAACGAAATCTCACCGAAAATATTCGTTTAAAAGTAGAAACCTATTACCAATCATTGTTTGATGTGCCAGTGCAAAGTACGCCCGGCTTTTATTCGGTGTTGATAGAAGGGGCTGATTTTGCGCCCATTGACCAAGGCAATTTGGTCAACAAAGGCACTGGCCGTAACTACGGCGTCGAAATTACCCTCGAAAAATATTTTTCCAACAATTATTATTTCTTGTTGACGGGGTCGGTGTTTGATTCAAAATACAAAGGCAGCGACGGTATCGAGCGCAATACCCCTTTCAACGGCCATTATGTATTGAATGCGCTTGCTGGAAAGGAGATTCCGTTGGGTCAAAACAGTTCGATAAGCATCAATTGGAAACTCACCACCGCCGGAGGGCGCTACATTCGCCCCATCAACTTAGGCGCTTCTGCCGACGCCCAAACGACCGTTTATGATGATGAGCGCGCGTTTTTACAACAACAAAACGGCTACTTCCGTACCGACCTTAAAATTGGCTACAAACTCAACCGTAAGCACGCTACGCACGAGATTGCGATTGATTTACAGAACTTTACCAATAGTCAAAACATATTTCAACAGGCCTATAATCCCCGTACCAATCAGATTGGGACGGCCTATCAGCAAGGCTTTCTACCGATTCCGTTTTATCGTTTGACATTCTAA
- a CDS encoding phosphoribosylpyrophosphate synthetase, giving the protein MQAYDTLSETMEALRQEGYVEDFNLREDCLECREGKFKVFADEFKIDEFFRFEGPTDPADEAVLYAISSENHQIKGLLVSGYGMYTEGVTNDLLAKLQFDK; this is encoded by the coding sequence ATGCAAGCCTACGATACACTTTCTGAGACCATGGAGGCCCTTCGTCAAGAAGGCTATGTAGAAGATTTTAACCTGAGAGAAGATTGCCTGGAATGTCGTGAAGGGAAATTTAAAGTGTTTGCCGATGAGTTTAAAATTGATGAGTTTTTTCGATTCGAAGGCCCCACCGACCCCGCCGATGAGGCGGTTTTGTACGCCATATCGTCCGAAAATCATCAAATCAAAGGGCTCTTGGTGAGCGGTTATGGCATGTATACCGAAGGCGTTACCAATGATTTATTGGCAAAGCTTCAGTTTGATAAATAA
- a CDS encoding molybdenum cofactor biosynthesis protein MoaE: MIDIQLLDTTLSTQTCFDYVLSDEAGGIVTFVGTVRNHTKGKRVLRLEFEAYAPMAVKEMQKIAEEAVRRWPVLKISIHHRIGVLDIGEIPVVIAVACAHRNAAFEACQFAIDTLKETVPIWKKEFFEDGEVWVAAHP, from the coding sequence ATGATTGATATTCAATTGTTAGATACAACATTATCAACCCAAACTTGTTTTGATTATGTTTTGTCCGACGAAGCGGGCGGAATTGTAACGTTTGTGGGCACCGTACGCAATCACACCAAAGGCAAACGTGTATTACGTTTGGAATTTGAAGCTTATGCCCCGATGGCGGTCAAAGAGATGCAAAAAATTGCAGAAGAGGCCGTTCGTCGTTGGCCAGTGTTAAAGATTTCCATTCACCACCGCATTGGCGTACTAGACATCGGCGAAATCCCCGTCGTCATTGCCGTTGCTTGCGCCCACCGAAACGCCGCTTTTGAAGCCTGCCAGTTTGCAATAGATACCCTCAAGGAAACCGTTCCTATCTGGAAAAAGGAGTTTTTTGAAGACGGAGAAGTCTGGGTAGCGGCGCATCCTTGA
- the fdhD gene encoding formate dehydrogenase accessory sulfurtransferase FdhD, producing the protein MSTKDVMIWRSNRAGTHYVADTVVMEEPLEIRIRFQDSDGKWVERPLSITMRTPGDDQALAVGFMFTEGMLLKNQLDKVTIGLENTVTVHFKPDVRPELEKLQRNFYATSSCGVCGKSSLDSLGYTYETLHLAENLSPLSPELIGSLPQKLTEYQSIFDETGGIHAAGLFDWEGNLILSAEDVGRHNAVDKIAGKALMQQSLPFNQHILMLSGRACFELLHKALALNIPVVVAVGAPSSLAIETAERFGQTLIGFARDGRFNVYSGIHRVDALVLPKK; encoded by the coding sequence ATGAGTACTAAAGATGTAATGATATGGCGGTCAAATCGCGCAGGCACCCATTATGTGGCCGACACCGTCGTGATGGAAGAGCCGTTGGAAATTCGCATCCGATTTCAAGATTCTGATGGTAAATGGGTCGAACGTCCGCTTTCGATTACCATGCGCACCCCTGGCGATGACCAAGCTTTGGCGGTGGGTTTTATGTTTACGGAAGGAATGTTACTGAAAAATCAGTTGGATAAAGTAACGATTGGACTCGAAAATACCGTCACCGTTCACTTTAAACCCGACGTGCGGCCTGAGTTGGAAAAACTCCAACGCAATTTTTACGCTACCTCCAGCTGCGGTGTTTGCGGAAAATCCTCACTTGATTCCTTGGGCTACACCTATGAGACCCTGCACTTAGCGGAAAATCTTTCGCCTTTGTCGCCCGAATTGATTGGGTCATTGCCCCAAAAGCTCACCGAATATCAGTCAATTTTTGACGAAACAGGGGGCATCCATGCGGCAGGGCTATTTGATTGGGAAGGGAATCTTATTCTTTCTGCCGAAGACGTGGGGCGGCACAATGCCGTGGACAAAATAGCAGGAAAAGCCCTGATGCAGCAATCCCTCCCTTTCAATCAGCACATTCTGATGCTGAGCGGTCGCGCTTGTTTTGAGCTATTACATAAGGCTTTGGCTCTAAATATCCCTGTGGTAGTGGCGGTAGGCGCCCCTTCTAGTTTGGCCATCGAAACCGCCGAGCGCTTTGGTCAAACCCTCATCGGTTTTGCGCGAGATGGGCGTTTTAATGTGTATTCGGGCATTCATCGGGTAGATGCGTTGGTGCTTCCCAAGAAGTAA
- a CDS encoding metallophosphoesterase, translating into MNRLPAILITIGIFFLLDYYVFQAVRTLTRDSTADTRRLIHGIYWAIPAISLVVWIVTQFLVPPDSLSRMTRQFIWTALLIPYFAKFFALFVLLIDDVIRFGKWVTGYFTNGSSSVQSPTSAPQADAIPRSEFLMKTALAVAGTTAMGFTYGIISGAHDYRIRRVRIPVKNLPKAFEGIKIGQLSDIHSGSFFNKTAVKGGVEMLMGEKPDLFFFTGDLVNNTADEVKDYIDIFKKIKAPLGTFSVLGNHDYGDYYQWTSAEAKHRNLQDLKEAHRLMGWDLLLDEHRAIKVGNEQIGLLGIQNWGMGGFAKYGNLKNAYENTEDFPVKLLLSHDPSHWNGQVTPTYKDIDVAFAGHTHGMQFGVEIGGFQWSPVQYRYKQWGGLYTEGDQHLYVNRGFGYIGYPGRVGILPEITVVELVKA; encoded by the coding sequence ATGAATCGACTTCCAGCCATCCTTATCACCATTGGCATTTTCTTTTTGTTGGATTACTACGTTTTCCAAGCTGTCAGAACCCTCACCCGCGACAGTACTGCCGATACGCGCCGCCTCATTCACGGTATTTATTGGGCCATTCCTGCCATCAGTTTAGTGGTTTGGATTGTGACCCAATTTCTGGTTCCGCCCGATTCCCTCAGTCGCATGACGCGCCAATTCATCTGGACCGCTTTATTGATTCCCTATTTCGCCAAATTCTTCGCCCTATTTGTGCTTTTAATTGACGATGTCATTCGGTTTGGAAAATGGGTGACGGGCTATTTTACCAACGGTTCGTCCAGCGTTCAGTCACCAACTTCGGCTCCCCAAGCCGATGCGATTCCACGTTCGGAGTTTTTGATGAAAACGGCACTGGCTGTGGCAGGTACAACCGCAATGGGCTTTACTTATGGCATTATTTCGGGGGCGCATGATTACCGTATTCGTCGGGTACGGATTCCGGTCAAAAACCTTCCTAAGGCGTTTGAAGGCATCAAAATTGGTCAGCTTTCGGATATTCACTCGGGCAGTTTTTTCAATAAAACAGCCGTAAAAGGGGGCGTTGAAATGCTAATGGGCGAGAAGCCCGATTTGTTTTTCTTCACTGGCGATTTGGTCAACAATACCGCCGATGAAGTGAAGGATTACATTGATATTTTCAAGAAAATTAAAGCACCCTTGGGGACATTCTCGGTCTTGGGAAACCACGATTATGGTGATTATTACCAATGGACAAGCGCTGAAGCCAAGCACCGAAACCTCCAGGACTTGAAGGAAGCCCACCGCCTGATGGGCTGGGATTTGCTTTTGGACGAGCACCGCGCCATCAAAGTTGGTAATGAGCAAATCGGCCTTTTAGGGATTCAAAACTGGGGAATGGGCGGTTTTGCCAAATATGGCAACCTTAAAAATGCCTACGAAAATACCGAAGATTTTCCCGTAAAATTGTTACTTTCACACGACCCAAGCCATTGGAATGGGCAGGTGACGCCAACGTATAAAGACATTGACGTGGCCTTTGCGGGTCATACCCACGGGATGCAGTTTGGCGTCGAAATCGGTGGTTTTCAGTGGAGTCCAGTGCAATATCGTTATAAGCAATGGGGCGGTTTGTACACTGAAGGCGACCAACATTTGTACGTAAATCGCGGGTTTGGCTACATTGGTTATCCTGGGCGGGTGGGTATCTTGCCCGAAATTACGGTCGTAGAGTTAGTGAAAGCATAA
- a CDS encoding OsmC family protein: MAAIKRISNAVWKGTGLEGSGTLSSTSGVLNETPYSFAARFVSEDGKAGTNPEELIGAAHAGCFSMALSFQLTGAGFPPTQLATKATVEMEKGDAGFRVSAIKLAVEGTVPGISEEKFLELAGVAKANCPISQALAAVPISLDAKLV, translated from the coding sequence ATGGCAGCAATCAAAAGAATTTCTAATGCCGTTTGGAAAGGTACCGGTCTGGAAGGCAGCGGAACCCTTAGCTCAACAAGTGGCGTTTTGAACGAAACTCCTTATTCATTTGCGGCCCGCTTTGTAAGCGAAGACGGCAAAGCAGGCACCAACCCTGAAGAACTCATCGGTGCTGCCCACGCGGGTTGCTTTTCAATGGCCCTCAGCTTTCAATTGACGGGGGCTGGCTTCCCTCCCACTCAATTGGCGACTAAAGCCACCGTTGAAATGGAAAAAGGCGATGCTGGTTTTCGGGTGTCGGCCATCAAACTTGCCGTAGAAGGAACCGTTCCAGGCATATCTGAAGAAAAGTTCCTTGAATTGGCGGGCGTTGCCAAAGCCAACTGTCCTATTTCACAGGCGTTAGCGGCGGTGCCCATCAGCTTAGACGCTAAGTTGGTGTAA